A region from the Corallococcus caeni genome encodes:
- a CDS encoding HEAT repeat domain-containing protein: MKPALLLTSCVLFLGACRSQAPRYPVAPVELAGDTLRDNALLGFGPEGVRELFDDALESSGRFERVGDEVPKKARPWRLSLEVPFTREVLKDGNPHSFAEVGANLSLERFGGNTPQRYEVVGLGEAAVEEDSAEGRRTAMRGALESVLRQVTESAVLQLAALERADEALVADLQATDSRVREFALRTLAERKHPAAAPLLIERLKDTSDAEQVRRTIGALAEMKAKSAVPALIDLARGRDSGFLQEIVFAVGEIGGPEAEAYLYTVAQGHDTPSVQAAAQQALDTLYASRNHATAEARGQSHADP; encoded by the coding sequence ATGAAGCCGGCCCTGCTGCTTACCTCCTGCGTGCTGTTCCTCGGGGCCTGCCGCTCGCAGGCCCCGCGCTATCCGGTGGCGCCGGTGGAGCTGGCCGGGGACACCCTGCGGGACAACGCCCTCCTCGGCTTCGGTCCGGAGGGCGTGCGGGAACTGTTCGACGACGCGCTGGAGTCCTCCGGCCGCTTCGAGCGGGTGGGCGACGAGGTCCCCAAGAAGGCCCGTCCCTGGCGCCTGTCGCTGGAGGTACCCTTCACCCGCGAGGTGCTGAAGGACGGCAACCCGCACAGCTTCGCGGAGGTCGGCGCCAACCTGTCCCTGGAGCGCTTCGGCGGCAACACGCCGCAGCGCTACGAGGTCGTGGGCCTGGGCGAGGCGGCCGTGGAGGAGGACTCGGCGGAGGGGCGGCGGACGGCCATGCGCGGCGCGCTGGAGAGCGTGCTGCGGCAGGTGACGGAGTCCGCGGTGCTGCAGCTCGCCGCGCTGGAGCGCGCGGACGAGGCGCTGGTGGCGGACCTCCAGGCCACCGACTCGCGCGTCCGCGAGTTCGCCCTCCGGACGCTGGCCGAGCGCAAGCACCCGGCCGCCGCGCCGCTCCTGATTGAACGGCTCAAGGACACCAGCGACGCGGAGCAGGTGCGCCGCACCATCGGCGCGCTGGCGGAGATGAAGGCCAAGAGCGCGGTGCCGGCGCTCATCGACCTGGCGCGCGGCCGCGACTCGGGCTTCCTGCAGGAGATCGTCTTCGCGGTGGGCGAGATTGGCGGCCCGGAGGCGGAGGCGTACCTCTACACGGTGGCCCAGGGCCACGACACGCCGTCCGTGCAGGCCGCCGCGCAGCAGGCGCTGGACACGCTCTACGCATCACGCAACCACGCAACCGCGGAGGCGCGTGGCCAGAGCCACGCGGACCCCTAG